Genomic segment of Longimicrobiaceae bacterium:
GAAGAAGGCGTCGATGCCGGGCCAGCGGTCGCTGATCATGGCCGCGCCGCAAGCCGCCGCCTCGAACAGGCGCACGGACGGCGACCAGCCCGCCGCGACCATGTCCGCCCGCGTCGCGTTGAGCTGCCACGCCGCGGTCGAGTAGAACGCGGGGTGGCGCGACGGTGGAAGGTGGGCCATGTGGCGCACGTTCCGCGGCCATTGCAGGTCCGCCGGGTACTGCGGGCCGGCGACGATGAAGCGCCTGGCCGGCAGGCGCTTGGCCACGTCCACAAGGAAGCGCTCCAGCACCGGCTGGCGGTCGGGTGCGTAGGTGCCCATGTACGCGAGGTCCGACGCGAGCTTCGCGTCCGGCGCCACGGGGCGGTAGCGCTCCGCATCTACCGAGCAGTACAGGGGGATGGCCCGGCGCGCGCCCAGCTCGCCCTCCAGGACCTCGTGCAGGAAGGGGCCGCCGGTGAACGAGAAGTAGCCGGCGAAGAGCGGCACCTGGTCCGGCCGAAGGTACTCCGCGCCGCCGGAGCGCAGAGCCGCCACGGTGACCGGCGTGTCGATGTCGTAGAAGAACAGCGGGTCCACGCCGGCGGACGCAAGGTCGTCGATCACGCGCGGCCCCTCGTGCACGTACGAGCCGACGAGCGTGGCGTCCGCCTCCAGCGCCTCGGCGATGGCGGCCCGGCGCGTGGTGCTCCAGTCGCGGTAGAGCGTGAGCGTGCAGAAGTCCGGCTGCGGCAGGTCGCGGTGCTCGCCGCCGTACCAGGGCGCGTCCCACTCGTAGAACACCACCTCGTGCCCTCGGGCGGCGAAGGCGCGCAGCAGGGCGCGGTACGTGGTCGCGTGCCCGTTGCCCCAGCTGGATGAGATGGAGAGGCCGAAGACGACGAGCTTCATGCGGCAGCCTCCACCGGCGCGCGGAGGATGGAGTCCAGCAGCAGCGCCCGCTGCGCATACGTGTGGTCCGCCAGCGCGCGCCGCCGCGCCGCCTGCCCGATCCGCCGCGCATCCCCCGCGTCCACACTCCGCACCCACTCCGCCACGCCCTCCGCGTCGGCAGCGACCAGGATCTCGTCGCCGGGCGCGAAGAACTCCTCGATGCCGCGCCACGCGTCGGTGACCTGGCAAGCCGCGGCGCCCGCCGCCTCGAACATGCGCGTGGCGGGCGACCAGCCGTTCTCCACCATGCTGTCGCGGTGGACGTTCAGGATCAGCCGCGCGGACGCGTTCACCGCGTTGTGGCGCGCGGTGGGCACGTGGCCCAGGTACGTCACGTTCGCAGGCATCGCCTTGTCGCCCCAGCCCTCGCCGCCCAGGGCGAAGCGCGCATCGGGGCACAGCGACGCGGCGCGGAAGAAGAACTCGTCCACGCGCGCCTCGCGGTCCGGCAGGCGATTGCCCATGAACAGCAGGTCGAACTCCGGCTGGGCCGCGCGCTCCAGCGGGCGGTGCTCGTCCGGGTCCAGCGCGTTGTAGACGGGCGTGCACGCCTTGGCGCCCCACCGCTCGTACGCTTCTACCACGGGCGGGCCGCCGCCGTAGGTGAAGACGTGGTCGAAGAGCGGGATGCACGCGCGGAACGGGTCCGCCGCGTCGGCGCCGATGCGGCCGAGAGTCGCTGGCGCGTCCACGTCCAGGAACGCCGTGCGCGTCTCGCCGCCGGAGCGCGACGCGACCGCATCCTCCAGCTCCGCGTCCCACACGCCCACGCCGCTGCACTTCACGACCCAGTCGGAAGATGCGAACGCCTCCTCGACCAGCGCGTCGCGTTCCTCGGCGGTCGTGTAGACGACGACGCGGGCGTAGGGCGGATCTTCGGCCAGGTCGCGGTTCTGCTGGCGGCCGTACGCGTCGGGCTCGCAGAACACGATCTCGTGCCCTAGGCCGTGCAGCGCGCGCAGCAGGCCGCGGTAGTACGTGGCCGCGCCGTTCCAGTACGACGACACGAGAGACGATCCGAAGAAGGTCAGGCGCATGCGGCCTCGGCTGCGGAAGTGGACTCGGTCGACGCGGATGCCGCCGTCGTTGCGGGAGATGCGGAGACGCCCACGGTTTCGGTAGATGAGCTCGCGCCGGCAGATGCAAGCGCATTGGCCGATGCGAGCGCGTCCGCAGTGATCGTCGGATGCGCGTCATCTACCGGCATCCGTTCGGAAGATGCGGACGCGGCGACGCCGTCCGACGGATGCGCTTCTGCCGAAACGCCGTTGGTCGATGTGACCGCAGCGGGGCTGGCGGGATGTGCATCTACCGAAACTCCGTCGGTGGATGCACGACGCTCGGCATCGGCGAGATGCGCATCTCCAGACACGCGGACGGGGGATGCGGACGCGCCGGCGGATTGGAGGGCGGCGACGATGGAGAGCAGCTCGTCCGCGCGGTGGCCGCAGGTGTGGCGCGCGAGGATGGTTTCCAGGCCGCGCGCTGCCTGCTCCAGCCGCGCGTCGTCGTCGCAGGCGAAGCGGAGAAGCTGCTCGCGCATCTCCCGCGGCGTCTCTACGCTCGCGTAGTCGCCGGGGCGGAACAGGCGCTCCGCGTCCAGCCACGGCGCCGAGACGAGCGGGATGCCGCACGCCAGCGCCTCGAACACGCGGATGGTGGGGATGCCGCGCAGCGCCTGCACGTACGCGCGCCGGGGGACGTGCAGCGTGACGCGGCTGGCGGCGAACACCTCCGGCACGCGCAGGGACGGCGCCCAGCCGCGGAACTCCACCCCAGCATCCGCCAGCTCCGCCAGCGCCTCGGCGGGATAGCGCACGCCGTGCGCGACGAAGCGCAGCTCCGGCATCGCCCGCGCCGAATCGAGCCAGAACGCCCGCAGCTCCTCCGTCCGCTCCCCGTCGCCCCAGTTGCCGATCCAAGCCACGTCCTGCGTCTTCTCGCGGTTCAGCGGCCGGAAGCGCTCCACGTCGGCCGCCTCGTGGAAGGTCCACGCGCGCTCCACGCCGAACCGCTCGCGGTAGATGTCGCGCAGCACGTCGCCGAACGCGAGCACCCCGTCGAACGCCGCCAGGTCGAAGCGGGCGATGGCGTCGGGATCGCTCCACGGCCGGTGGTGCGTGTCGTGGAAGAGCACCACGGAACCCTGCCGCCGCGCGACGGCTGCGACGGTGTTGGCCACGCGCGGCGTGTTCCACTCGTGCACGATCACCACGTCCGCGCCGGCCACCGCGGCGGCGACCTCGTCCTCCAGCCCGGCCCCCTCGCCGTCGTAGCTGTGCACGGCGATCTCCGGGAACGCCCGCGCGAAATCGACGATGGGCCCCACGCCGTGGTCCGCCAGCAGGTTCTCCACGCTCCACGCGCCGCGCGGCTCCCACGAATCCACGGTGTGCCCCCGCCGCGCGAGCGCCGTCATCAGGCCGCGCACGAAGTGGGCGTTGCCGTGGTTCCAGTCGGACACGGCGGAATGGATGAAGAAGACGAATCTCATCTCAGG
This window contains:
- a CDS encoding glycosyltransferase, whose amino-acid sequence is MKLVVFGLSISSSWGNGHATTYRALLRAFAARGHEVVFYEWDAPWYGGEHRDLPQPDFCTLTLYRDWSTTRRAAIAEALEADATLVGSYVHEGPRVIDDLASAGVDPLFFYDIDTPVTVAALRSGGAEYLRPDQVPLFAGYFSFTGGPFLHEVLEGELGARRAIPLYCSVDAERYRPVAPDAKLASDLAYMGTYAPDRQPVLERFLVDVAKRLPARRFIVAGPQYPADLQWPRNVRHMAHLPPSRHPAFYSTAAWQLNATRADMVAAGWSPSVRLFEAAACGAAMISDRWPGIDAFF
- a CDS encoding glycosyltransferase, with the translated sequence MRLTFFGSSLVSSYWNGAATYYRGLLRALHGLGHEIVFCEPDAYGRQQNRDLAEDPPYARVVVYTTAEERDALVEEAFASSDWVVKCSGVGVWDAELEDAVASRSGGETRTAFLDVDAPATLGRIGADAADPFRACIPLFDHVFTYGGGPPVVEAYERWGAKACTPVYNALDPDEHRPLERAAQPEFDLLFMGNRLPDREARVDEFFFRAASLCPDARFALGGEGWGDKAMPANVTYLGHVPTARHNAVNASARLILNVHRDSMVENGWSPATRMFEAAGAAACQVTDAWRGIEEFFAPGDEILVAADAEGVAEWVRSVDAGDARRIGQAARRRALADHTYAQRALLLDSILRAPVEAAA
- a CDS encoding glycosyltransferase — protein: MRFVFFIHSAVSDWNHGNAHFVRGLMTALARRGHTVDSWEPRGAWSVENLLADHGVGPIVDFARAFPEIAVHSYDGEGAGLEDEVAAAVAGADVVIVHEWNTPRVANTVAAVARRQGSVVLFHDTHHRPWSDPDAIARFDLAAFDGVLAFGDVLRDIYRERFGVERAWTFHEAADVERFRPLNREKTQDVAWIGNWGDGERTEELRAFWLDSARAMPELRFVAHGVRYPAEALAELADAGVEFRGWAPSLRVPEVFAASRVTLHVPRRAYVQALRGIPTIRVFEALACGIPLVSAPWLDAERLFRPGDYASVETPREMREQLLRFACDDDARLEQAARGLETILARHTCGHRADELLSIVAALQSAGASASPVRVSGDAHLADAERRASTDGVSVDAHPASPAAVTSTNGVSAEAHPSDGVAASASSERMPVDDAHPTITADALASANALASAGASSSTETVGVSASPATTAASASTESTSAAEAACA